The Fimbriimonadaceae bacterium nucleotide sequence AACATCGCCGGGGCCAAGAAGGTCGGCCTGGCACTGGCCGAAAGGGCGAAGAAAGCGGGTGTGAGCACGGCGGTATTCGACCGAGGCGGGTTCCAGTACCACGGCGTCGTGAAGAGCCTCGCCGATGGCGCCCGAGAAGGAGGGTTGGAGTTTTAAATGGCTAGAGGACCAAGACTCGTCGGGCGACGACAGCCGAGCGCCCCGCGCGACGGCCGGCAACCGGAAGGGCCGCAACTCGACGTCCGCGTCATCCGCTCCAACAAGGTCTTCAAGACCCACAAGGGCGGCAAGACGGCCAGCTGGTCGATCCTCGTCGTGGTCGGGGACAACAAAGGCAGCCTCGGCGTCGGCCTGGGTAAAGCCCGGGGCATCCCGGACGCCATCCGCAAGGCGGAAGAGGCGGCCAAGAAGAGCATGTTCAAAGTGCCGATGATCGGCACCACGATCCCGCACGAGGTGCGAGGCAAGTGGGGCACGGCCGAAGTCGTGCTGAAACCGGCCTCGCCCGGTACCGGCGTCAAGGCCGGCTCCGCCGTCCGCATGTGCCTGGAAGCCGCCGGCATCCACGATGTGCTCGCGAAGTGTCTCGGCAGCAGGAACGGCACCAACGTCGCCTATGCCACGGTGAGCGCCTTCAAGGAACTCGCCGCGCCGGAAACCATGGCCCAGCGCCGTGGGGCCGACGTGAACGAACTCGTGCCCTGGCTCGCCAAGGCCCGTAAGGAGGAAGCGGACCATGCTTAAGATCACGCTCGTCAAGAGCAAGTTCGGCAACACGCCCCGGAACCGGGCGATCGTCCAGTCGCTCGGCCTTAACAAAACGGGCCGGAGCGTGCTGCAGCACGACACACCCTCGATCCGAGGCATGATCCACAAGGTCAAGCACCTCTTGGAAGTCGAGGAAGTCGAAGAACAGCCCAAGACGCCGAGGGCGAAGGGCCACAAGGCCGCCGCCCGGATCGGCAGCGCCGCTGCGGCCGAAAAGAAGCCGAAGGCGGCAAAGCCAAAGCAAGAGGCCGCCGGCGAAGAAACCGCCGAAAAGCCCAAGACCACCCGGGCCAAGAAAAAGGCCGAACCGGAAACCAAGGAGTCTGAAGAGTGAACCGACACGACTTGCGCCCCGCAAAGGGCAGCACGAAGCGCCGACGCCGCGTCGCCCGAGGCATCGGCAGTGGCATGGGCAAGACCGCGACCCGAGGCACAAAGGGCCAAAAGGCGCGACGCCAGATCCCGCCGTGGTTCGAAGGCGGCCAGACCCCGATCCACCGCAGACTGCCGGTGAAGAAGGGCTTCCGCAACATCAACCACAAGGAGTACGCGATCGTCAACGTCTCCTCGCTCGACAAGTACTTCGACAAGGAGGCGGGGCCGGAAGACCTGATGAAGGCGGGCCTCATCCACGGCGAGATGGACGGCGTGAAGATCCTGGGCCACGGCGAGGTCACGAAAAAGCTCACCGTCACCGCCCACTTCTTCAGCAAAGCCGCCCGCGAGAAGATCGAGAAGGCCGGCGGAAAAGTCGTCGTGCTGGAACGGCCGGAAAAGACCCAGCCGCAGAAGAAGGATAAGAACAATAGCGACGCGAAAGGCGTGAAGAAGACCAAGAAAGGTGAATAAACAGTGAGTGCGATCGCCAGCCTGGGCGGAGGCCCGGGAGACAAAGGGTTACGGTTAGGACTGCTCGAGACCCTGCGTCTCGCATGGTTGGACGAAGACCTTCGGGCACGAATGGTCTTCGTCCTCATGTGCTTCGGTGTCTACGCGCTCGGCGTGCACGTCCCCGTTCCCGTCCAAGGGCTCGACCCCGAACGGCTGACCTCGCTGCTGAAGGACAACAACTTCTTCATGCTGCTGAACACGCTCGGCGGAGGCGCCTTCCGGCGACTCTCGATCCTCGCCCTCGGCCTCGGCCCCTACATCACCGCCTCGATCATCACCCAGGTCATGACCCTGGCCGTGCCGGAGTGGAAGAAGGAGCTGCAGGAAGGCGGCGAATACGCCCGGCGACAACAGAACAAGCGGACCCGCTTCCTCGCCCTCGGCCTCTGCGCCTTCCAGGGCTGGGGCCTCATCACACTGATGGCCGGCTCCGTGCCGGAGCTTGCGGCCATGGGCTTTATGCCCAAGCTCAGCATGGTCCTCTTCTGGACGGCCGGATCCATGGGCCTCCTCTGGATGGGCGAGCAACTCAGCGAAAGAGGGATCGGCAACGGCATCTCGCTCCTGATCTTCGCGGGCATCGTCATCTCGATCCCGAACATCATCAACCTGGTCGGCACCACAGTCGCCCAAGGCACGATCGGATGGTGGCAAGCCGCCCTGATCTTGATTCTGTTCGTCCTCATCACCTGGTCCATCGTGCTCTTCACCGTCGCCCAACGGCGGATCCCGATCCAGCACATGAGGCGGAACTATGGGACGAAGTCCCTCGGGGGACAGACCAGCTATCTGCCGATCTCGGTCAACATGGCGGGCGTCATCCCGGTCATCTTCGCGATCTCGCTGGTCTACATGCCGGCCCAGTTCGCGGCCGCGTTCCCGCCGACCAGCCCGATCCACCAGGGGCTTATGACCGTCGCCAACCTCTTCGCGCCGGACTTCACCCGGCCGGTCGGCTACATCGGCGCCCTGCTGTACATGGTGCTCATCTTTGTGTTCACCTATATGTGGAACGCGATGATGTACAACGTCGAGGACATCGCCGACAACCTGAAGCGCGCCGGTTCTTACATTCCCGGCATCCGGCCGGGCAAGCAGACCAAGGACTTCCTTGACGGGGTCATCTCCCGGGTGACCTTCGTCGGCGCCGCATTCTTGGCCGGCGTAGCCTTGACGCCCTACCTCTTCCCGCTTATCGCGCCGATCCAGGGCCTCGCCCTCATCGGCGGCACCTCCCTGCTCATCATGGTGAGCGTGGCGCTGGAAACAATGCGGCAGATCGAGGCGAACCTGCTCGTCAAGCAATACGAATGACACCGGTCCGACTCATCTTAATCGGCCCCCCCGGAGTCGGGAAAGGCACCCAATCCGCCCTCCTCGAAGAGCGGCTCGGGCTTAAGCCCTTTTCGTCCGGCGTGATCTTTCGCAAAGAGATCGAGGCCGAGACCGACCTTGGACAGCTCGCCAAGTCGTACATCGACCGTGGCGAGCTTGTTCCGAACGGGATCACGATCCAGATGATGCTGAAGAGGATCCGCTCCGACGAAGTCCGACGAAAGGGCTTCGTCCTGGACGGCTTTCCGCGAACCGTCCGCCAAGCGGAAGCCCTGACGGAAGAACTCGCCCGGGCCGAGCTTGAACTCACCGGCGTCGTGAGCCTGGAGGTCGAGGACGAGACCGTCATCGAGCGGCTCAGCGGCCGGATGGGCTGCACCAAGTGCGGCGAGATCTACCACGCAGACCACAAACGACCGAAGCGGGAAGGGCTCTGCGACCTCTGCAACAGCCCCCTCATCGTCCGCGAGGACGACAAACCGGAAACGATCCGCGAACGCCTCCGCGTCTTCCATGAGAACACGCAACCCGTCGTCGACTACTACCATAGGCAGGGGCAGCTCCTGCGTGTGAACGGCGACCAAGGGCCCGAAGAGGTCTATTCGGAGATCATCGCGGGGTTGGGCGTTTGACCGGCCTCGGGCGGCCGCGCCAAGGGGCCGCACAGTGATCCACCTCAAGAAAGACTCCGAGATCGCCAAGATGCGGGAATCCGGGCGCATCGTCGCCCGCACGATCCGTCTGCTGAGCGAAGCCATCGTCCCCGGCAAAACCACCACGAAGGAATTGGACGACCTGGCCGAGAGGTTGATCCGCGAACAAGGCGGCGTCCCAAGCTTCCTGAACTACCGCGACAGCTACCCGGCTTCGGCCTGCATCAGTGTCAACGAGGTCGTGATCCACGGCATCCCGAACGAGCGGGTCCTGCAAGAGGGCGACATTATCGACATCGACCTTGGCGTGTGCAAGGACGGTTACCATGCGGACAGCGCCTGGACCTTCGCGGTCGGCACGGTCTCGAGCGAGACCCAGCGCCTCCTGAACGTGACCCAAGAGGCGATGTGGCAGGGCATAGCCAAGGCCCGACCCGGCAACCGCATCGGGGACGTCTCCGCAACAATCCAGCGTTATGTCGAGTCCAACGGCTATTCCGTCGTCCGCGAACTGCTGGGCCATGGCATCGGGCGCAACCTCCATGAGGAGCCGAACGTGCCCAACTACGGCCGCCCGAAGGAGGGCCCCTGGATCAAACCAGGATTGACGATTTGTATCGAGCCGATGGTGAACCAAGGCACTCGCAAGATCGTGACTTTGGACGATGGCTGGACTGTGGTGACCGAAGACGGTAAACTGTCGGCACACTTTGAGCACACTGTGGCCGTCACCAAAGACGGCCCCGAAATCCTCACAGTGGAAAATTAACCCCATCTATGGCTAGAGGACGCGGACGCGGAAGAGGCCGGCAGTACGTACCGCCGGAGATTAAAGAAGATTCCGAAAAGGAAGAAGGCATAGAGCTTGACGGGACGGTCATTGAGAACCTCCCCAACGCCCAGTTCCGCGTCAAGCTCGACGAGACTGACGGCGAGATCCTCGCCTATATCAGCGGCAAAATGCGCCGCCACTGGATCCGAATCCTGAACGGCGACCGCGTGCGGGTCAGCATAAGCCCCTACGACCTGAACCGAGCACGGATCGTCTACCGCTACCGCTAACTTCGCGGTCGCAGCAACAAAAGGTTCTGCGGGGCGTTCTCGACCATGTCGAAAGCCACGCTCCCCACGAAGAGCCTTTCCAAGAACCCGTGCCCTTGGGCGCCGACGATGATCAAATCCGCGTTGCGCTCCTGGGCCAGTTCACGGATCTTTAGGTTCGCGTGCCCCTCAAGCACGACCGAATCGACATCCGCCACCCACGGCTTTAGCCTTTCGACCAGCGCCTGGTTCATCTCTTCGACGCGTTGGCGCAAGTTGCCGATCGCGTCAGAGACCTTCAGCATCGCGTCGCCGTCGAGCCCCGCCAGGTTGCCGCCCGGGCCCCGGTAGACCGCGACCACAGTCACCTTGCCGATCCCCGTGGGCCGGTCTTCCAGCAAAGTCTCGATGCAACGGTTCGTGTAATCCGAGTGGTCGGTGGCCAGCACCACGTTCAGGGGCCCGTCGTGGGGGACGTCCTTCTTGGCGATGAGCAGCGAGCAGGGCGAACGCATTGCCAGCCCACGGGAAACCGAGCCCCCCAGGAACGCGGTGAACGCGTCGTCGTGCTCGAACCCGACCACGATCAGGTCGGCCTTCTTCTTCTCGGCCGCGTGCCGGAGCACGGTGACCGAGTCCCCAAACCCGACCTCACCTTCCGCCTTGAAGCCCATGGACTCCAAGGTCTCGACGGCCTGCCGCGTCGCCCGAAGACCGTTCTCCCGCAGCTGGGTCAAGATGTCCGCCATCGGGTGGGTCGCGCCAAGCTCGGGGAAGCTGCCGTCCGAAAGCACGGGCTCCACCGAATTCACGACGTAGGCGTGGACGTCACCATAACCGATGCGCTTGAGCAAGCCCATCGCCGGCTGACAAGAACCGCCCAGATCGATGCCCATGACCACGCTTTTCGGCATGCCCCCAAGTTACCAGGACCCGGCGTCTCGGCCCTTACGGCCGACTCCAATGGGCCGTCTGCGAACACCGGCGTCCCCCGTTGCGTAGACTCCCGGCGAACGATGTTGCAGATTAGAAACCTTCACGCAAAGGTGGCGGAGGAAGAGCGGGAGATCCTCAAGGGCGTGGCCCTTTCCGTGAACCCGGGCGAGGTGCACGCCGTCATGGGCCCGAACGGGAGCGGCAAATCGACCCTGGCGAACGTGATCGCTGGCCGGGAGACTTATGAAGTCACCGACGGCGACATCCAGTTTGAGGACAAGAACCTTCTGGAAATGGAGCCCGACGAACGCGCCCACCACGGCATCTTTATGGCCTTCCAATATCCGGTCGAGATCCCGGGCGTCTCCAACACCTACTTCCTGCGGGCGGCCGTCAACGCAAAGCGGAAGGCGCATGCCGAGCCCGAAATGGACGCGTTGAACTTTATGAAGTTCATTCGAGAGAAGGTCAAGGCGCTCGGGCTGACGGACGACATGCTCCAGCGATCCGTCAACGAAGGTTTCAGCGGCGGCGAGAAGAAGCGCAACGAGATCTTTCAGATGGCCGTTCTGGAGCCCAAGCTGTGCGTTTTGGACGAGACGGACTCCGGGCTGGACATCGACGCCTTGCAAACCGTCGCCAACGGCGTCAATTCGCTCCGCTCACCCGACCGGGCGTTCATCATTGTCACCCACTACCAGCGGCTCCTGAACTACATCGTGCCGGACCATGTGCACGTCATGATGGGCGGGCGCATCGTTCGCAGCGGTGGCAAGGAGCTGGCCTTTGAGCTTGAGGAGCGCGGCTACGGCTGGATCGAGCAGGAGGTCGGCGTCACGGCATGACGGCGACCCTTCGCTACCAGGCGTCGCTGGCCGACAAGGTCGTTCCGGCGCTTCCCGCAGGCGAACCAGATTGGCTCGCCCAGCTACGCCGGCAAGCCCTGGGGGCCCATCGGGAGATCGGGGTGCCGACTCCAAAGCACGAGGAATGGAAGTACACCCCCCTGCGCCTGGTCGCCGAGACGAATTGGCGGGCGGGCGAGCCCGGCCCCGCCGTCTTCGACCGACCGCTCCCGCGTTACGAGGAGGAGTCCCTCCAAGTGGTGCTGGTCAACGGCCGTTTTGACCGCAATCTCTCGCTCTCCGGCGCGCCGAAGCTGCCCCCGGGCGTCGTCATCCAGAGCCTGCGGGACGCGATCCAAGAGCGGCCCGACTTCGTCTTGCCCTACCTTGCCCAAGTGAAGCCGGAGACCACCTCCGCGGTCGGGCGGGTGATCCGACCGGACGTCCACCCGTTCGCCGAGCTCAATACGGCCGCCTTCGTGGACGGGCTCTTCATTTCCCTCTCGCGGGAAGCTACCGTCGACCAGCTCATCGAGATCGTGCACGTGGCGACCGGCGAGGGCCAAGCTTTCTTTCCCCGCCTCCTGGTCGTGGCCGAGACTGGTTCTTCGGCCCGGATTGTCGAAAGCTACATTGCCCATGGCACGGAGCGGACGCTGACGCTGCCCGTCACTGAAGTCGTCGTGCGCGAGGGCGCGAACATAGAGCACGTCCGGGTTCAGGACGAGAGTGTGGACAGCGTCCACATCGCCTCTTGGCAGACGGCCCAATCCCGAGACAGCTCGTACCACTCCTACAACGTTTGCTTTGGAGGCTCGATCGCCCGCGTCGACCAAGGCATCTGGCTTGGGGGCGAAGGGACGACCACCCGCCTCGACGGCGTGGTCTGTGCCGACGGCGGCCAGCACATCGACAACCACACGCGGCTGGACCATGCCTTCCCGAACGGCAACTCGTTCGAGGTCTATAAGCAAGTCGTCGACGACGAGGCGACGGTCGTCTTCAACGGCAAGATCTTCGTCCACCAAGATGCCCAGAAGACGGACGCGAAGCAGACGAACCAAGCCCTGCTCCTCAGTCCCCGCGCCACGATCGACTCCAAGCCGCAGCTCGAGATCTTCGCCGACGACGTGAAATGCACGCACGGGGCGACGGTCGGCCAGCTGGAGGACCTTCCGCTCTTCTACATGCGCTCCCGAGGGATCCCCAAGGCGCAGGCAGAAGCCGTACTGGTCTACGCCTTTGCGGCGGAAGTCATGGAGCTGATCTCGATGGATTCTGTTCGGCAGGCACTGGAGCGCCGACTGTACGAAAAGCTCGGGATCAGCGACTGAGGAAAGGCTCACGGACCTTTCGTGGCGGCCGCGACGTCCAACTATGGATAATAATGGGGCAGAACGCGGACAGATGGCTGAGTGGACGAAAGCGCCCGCCTGCTAAGTGGGTAGGGGATTATATCCCCTCTCGGGTTCGAATCCCGATCTGTCCGCCAGATTTTCGTATGCACGGCCGAGCCCTTCTCCTGATCGGAACGCTCCTGGCCGTCGTCACGGCGCCGGGCCAGACCCTGGAGGGCTACATGAAGCTCCGCCGCCAGTACGGGATCGAGCAGGCCGCAGACCCGGACGCCTTGACGAGCTTCGTCGGGCGAAAGGTCCTCGAAGTCCGCGGCACCGTGAACGGTGTCGTCGGCGGCCCCGACGGCTCCAAACTCCTGATCCTCTCGGGCTCGAGCGGCCAGATCTTTGTGAAGTCGGACGCGCCGCCCAACTGGCTGGTCGGGAACTCCACCCCTGCCCGGCTGCTGATCGAAGCGAAGCGGGCCACGGAATCGGGAATGCTCGAAGCCACCCTGCTCGGAGCGGCCACCGAGGGCCAGGTCGCGGCAAAGGAAGCCGCCGCACGGCCCAAGCCGACCGCTGCGCCGGCCCGAGGCAAAGGCTCCACCACTTCGCGTAAGGGTGGCCGGCCCTCGCCGATCCCGGGTGACATCCCGTCCACGGGCGTCCCCCGAGCCACCGCTTCCCCCGCGAACCTTTCGCCCAGCCTGGCGCAGCTCGTGCCGGCCTACACGAATTTTGCAAAGAGGATGAACCCGCGCCTGGGCGACGCAAAGGCCCGCCAGATCGCCGAAGGCATCCTCGCCATGAGCGCCCACTTTGGCGTGGACGCCCGGCTCATCGTGGCCATTATCGTCGCGGAGAGCACGTTCGACCCGAACGAGACCAGCCACGCAGGCGCGATGGGCCTCGGGCAGCTTATGCCGGGAACCGCCAAGATGCTGGGGGTCAGCAACGCGTACGACACGGACCAGAACATCTATGGCACCGTCAAGCTGATGCGCGACCACTTGGACACCTATACGGCCAAGACGGGCGACGACTTCGAGGGCCTTGTGCTCGCCCTGGCCGCCTACAACGCCGGGCCGGGAGCGGTCCGCAAGCACGGCGGCGTGCCGCCCTATCAAGAAACCCAGCGCTACGTGCGCAAGGTCATTGCGATCTACCGCCAGCTCTGCGCGAAGTAGGGGCCCCTAGAAAAGCTGGCCCTGCTCCTTGTGCCCGTGCGGGAGGACTGTCCCGTCTCCCATGATGTGCCACACCTCGTGGCCCCGTTCCACGAGCACAGGCGTGACGAGGCGCCCACGGTGGCAGGAATCGGGCGAGAGGCACCCGCACAGGAGGCACGGAACGCCCGGCAGCCCCTCCAAGACGGCCACCCCCTCGGCAAAGACGCTTGAAGCGCGGATCTTCTCGTAGTCAGGGCGTCCGTCCGTCTGCAAGGCCGGGTCGTTGGGCTTCCCTCCGAGTTCGCGGCCCAGAAAGACGTAGGCGAGCCCAGCTGCCTCGGCCAAGCTTCGGAGAGTGTCCCGACGGAAATCGGGCGAGTGGCGGGAGAAAGGGTTGGTCCGCACGTCCACCAGGTGGGTGACGGAGTGCGCCGTCAGTCGCGCCAGAGTCCGTTCCCAGCTCTGGTTGCCATATCCGACGGTCAAGACCTTCATTCCTCGTCAGAATACGTCTGATGGAAACGGTAAGTTGGGATGAGTTCGCAAAGGTCGAGGCCCGGGTCGGGACGGTCGTGCGGGCGGAGCCCTTTCCTGAAGCGCGCAAACCGGCGGTCAAGCTCTGGGTGGACTTTGGAGAGCTCGGCGTCTTGGCCTCTTCGGCCCAACTCACGGTCCACTATACGCCCGAGTCGCTGGTGGGGCGACAGGTCGTCGGCGTCTTGAACCTCGGGCCGCGCCGGATCGCCGGGTTCGAAAGCCAGTTCCTTACGACCGGGTTTCCGGACAGCGACGGGGCGGTCGTGCTTTGCGTGCCGGACAAGCCCGTGCCGAACGGGGCAAAGTTCTTCTAGGATGCCTCTTCGGCCTTGGGCGTGAAGCTGGTTCCGCACCCGCACGAGCGGGCGGCGTTGGGGTTTTCAAACGAGAACCCGCCCGTCAGCAAGTTGCCCGTCCAGACCAGCTTCGCCCCTTGCAGGAACTCGGCCGAGCGAGGGTCGCAGAGCAGGGTCACGCCCGCCAACTCAAGCACGAGGTCGCTTTCGCGCGCCGCTTCTTCCGGCCGCACGACGTATTCCAGGCCCGAGCACCCGCCCCCTTTCACCCCGACCCGGAGGAAGGCGACGCCCTTGCGCCCAGCCGCACGCACAAGCTCTGCCGCGGCGCGCTCCTCGATCTCAAGGGGGAATGGGGTCGTCATGCGATGCTCTTACCAGTAAAGGCCCAGCTCTAGGCGGATGTGTTCCGGGATTCGGTCGATCGTGAAGGGCGGGTCCCAGACCAGTTCGAGGTTCGCACTTCGGACGCCCGGTGTGCTCCGGACGGCCTGCTCGACCTCGCCGGGAAGCGTCCCGGCAACGGGACAGGCCGGGCTCGTCAAGGTCATCTTGATGTCGACCGTGGCATCGTCGTGGACCATCACCGAATAGATCAACCCGAGGTCGTAGACGTTGACCGGGATTTCCGGGTCGTAGACCTGGCGGATAGATTCGATGACGTCCCCTTCGAGGATCGACTTCGCGATCGGGTTGAGCGGGGGTGCCTTCGTGGGCGGGATTTTTTCCGGCACTCCTTCCAATAGTACGCCCCGGGCGAAGCGTTCTCACACCGGCCAGGCCAAACCCGAGCAAAAAGACCTTGTGCAACCCTGTTGCCGCCGATTCGTGCTCCCGAGAATCCTTGCAGAGCTACCGAAAAGGCAGCCACGAGACTTGCCGAGGGCAAGACGCAAGCGAGATAGGGTTCGGGCGACCTCCAACGAGAGGCGCCCATTTTTTTCGCCACGGCACGCCTAGAAGAAGACACTCTGGAAGGCGTCGCGGAGCGGGGCCTTGTAGTCTTCCACCGTCACCCTGCGGCCCGTCGCCTCGGTTAAGGAGGTGACCCCGTAACCCGGGATGCCACACGGCACGATGAGGTCGAAGAGGGAAAGATCGTTCTCGACATTGACCGCGATCCCGTGGGTGCTGACCCATCTTCGCACCTTCACGCCGATCGCAGCGATCTTGCGGGGCTCTCCCTCCACCTGCACCCAAACCCCGGTGTGCGGCGGGAACCGGTACCCCTCGAGGCCATAGGCGGCCAAGCTGCGGATGACAACCTCCTCGAGGTCGCGAAGCCACTTGTGCAGGTCACGCCCATGCTGGGCGACGTCGAAGACGGGATAGGCGACAAGCTGCCCGGGGCCGTGGAAGGTGACGTCCCCTCCCCGGTCCACTCGCTCGACCGCAATGCCCCTACGGGCGAACTCTTGCGGCGGGACGAGCAGATTCTCCAAGTGGTGACTGGCCCCGAGGGTCACGACCGGGTCGTGCTCGACCAGGAAGAGCGTGTCTTGCCGGAAGGGCTCCGCCGCCCGCCGTTGCTCTTCCCAGGCCGCAAGAAACCCCATGCGGCCGAGGTCCACGACGTGCAGGGCCGTTGCGTCAGCCAAGGGCGATCGCCAGAGCTTCCTCCGCCGTCGCCACGGGGTGGAACTCGATGTCTTTCCGCACGCTCTCGGGCAGGTCGTCCAAGTCCCGGAGGTTCTCCTCCGGGAGCACGACCTTCTTGATCCCCGCGCGGTGGGCGGCGAGGATCTTCTCCCGCACCCCCCCTACCGGCAACACGCGGCCCCGGAGCGTGACCTCGCCCGTCATCGCCACGTCCCGCCGCACCGGCTTGCCGGTAAAGGCGCTCACCAGGGCGGTAAGGATCGTAACCCCGGCCGACGGCCCGTCCTTAGGCACCGCCCCCTCTGGCACGTGCACATGGAGGTCGCAACGGAACTCTTTATCCGGGCTGAACCGCTCTTGGTTGGCGCGGAGGTAGGTCATGGCCGTGTACGCGGACTCCTTCATGACGTCCCCCAGCGAGCCGGTGAGGCGCACTTGAGGCTGGTCGCCGAAGGGGGTTGATAGGGAGACCTCGATCGTGACGATGTCGCCCCCGTACTCGCTATAGACGAGGCCCGTCGCGACGCCGATCTCGTCCCGCTTGCCGCGGACTCCGTATCGATAGCGCGGCTTGCCGAGCAGCCTTCCCAATTGGTCCGGGGTCGCATGGACGCAGTCCGTCTCGCCCTCGGCGATCTGGCGGGCGGCCTTGCGGCAGATCGTCGCGATCTCGCGCTCGAG carries:
- a CDS encoding tRNA-binding protein, producing the protein METVSWDEFAKVEARVGTVVRAEPFPEARKPAVKLWVDFGELGVLASSAQLTVHYTPESLVGRQVVGVLNLGPRRIAGFESQFLTTGFPDSDGAVVLCVPDKPVPNGAKFF
- a CDS encoding iron-sulfur cluster assembly accessory protein, giving the protein MTTPFPLEIEERAAAELVRAAGRKGVAFLRVGVKGGGCSGLEYVVRPEEAARESDLVLELAGVTLLCDPRSAEFLQGAKLVWTGNLLTGGFSFENPNAARSCGCGTSFTPKAEEAS
- a CDS encoding DUF59 domain-containing protein, which gives rise to MPEKIPPTKAPPLNPIAKSILEGDVIESIRQVYDPEIPVNVYDLGLIYSVMVHDDATVDIKMTLTSPACPVAGTLPGEVEQAVRSTPGVRSANLELVWDPPFTIDRIPEHIRLELGLYW
- the lipB gene encoding lipoyl(octanoyl) transferase LipB, producing MADATALHVVDLGRMGFLAAWEEQRRAAEPFRQDTLFLVEHDPVVTLGASHHLENLLVPPQEFARRGIAVERVDRGGDVTFHGPGQLVAYPVFDVAQHGRDLHKWLRDLEEVVIRSLAAYGLEGYRFPPHTGVWVQVEGEPRKIAAIGVKVRRWVSTHGIAVNVENDLSLFDLIVPCGIPGYGVTSLTEATGRRVTVEDYKAPLRDAFQSVFF